Below is a window of Mycolicibacterium rhodesiae NBB3 DNA.
TGGGAACACCGTCGACCATGCCCTGATACTTGATGTAGTTGCCGCCGAGTGATCCCTTCGGGAGCAGATACCACCCCAGGTCGACGTCCTTGGTGCACGCTCCGAGCTCGTAGCTGAACTTGACCTCGTCGAGTTGCAGGTCGAAGCAGTCGGCCATCATGAGCACGCTGTCGGCGAAGACGCGGGTGTACTTCTCCAGCTTGCCCGGAATGCTCGGATCGTCGACGGGCAGACCGTAGCCGACCTCGATCCAGGTGTCCTTCGAGTGGTGACACGACACGTCGACGGACTCGATCGTGGTGACGTTCTCGATCTCGGCGACGTCAGCCGAGCACACCACTCCGAGAATCTGGTTCAGACCGGGATTCATCCCGGTGCCGTAGAACGAGGAGCCCCCCTTTTCACACGCCTCACGAAGAAGCTGCGAGACGGGTTTACCCGATGGATGCGGGTGGTTGGTGTCGCGGTGCCAGCCGGTGATCCAGTCCGCGGTGGTGACGATGTTGATTCCCGCCTCGAGGACTTTCACGTAGAGGTCCTCGTCGGGGAAGACGCCGTGAAAGGTCAGCACGTCGGGTTTGGCGGCGATGATCTCCTCGATCGAACCGGTCGCGATCACGCCGTTCGGCGCCACCCCGGCCAACTCGCCTGCGTCTTTCCCGACCTTGTCCGGTGAATAGCAGTGCACACCTATCAGCTCGAGGTCGGGACGGTCGGCGATTCGCTTGATCATCTCGCTACCGACGTTGCCCGTCGCGACCTGGAACACGCGGATCGGCTTGCGGTGTGCGGTCATTCGGTTCGGCCTTTCTGTGCTGCGTAGACTTCGGCGGCGCTGCCGCCGATACCGTCGGGATAGAACTGCTTGGCCCAGTTGCGAATCGCAGTGAACCCCTCCTGCTCCGAACCGGCCAGTGCGGGCGGATCGGAATAACGTTGATACCGCCAAATGTCGATATCCTGTGCAAACTGCCGGATGACTTCCTGTCCGAACTCGCGAGCCTTCATCTCGGCGCGCTCCGGATTCTGTGTCGGCTGGCGGCCGATGTACACCATGAAGCGAATATCTGATGTGCTGTCATCGACCGGCGTGACAGCCGAGATGGTCCTATTGTCGATCATCCCAAAGCTTTTCGTCACCGCGATGCCGAGGCCGCCGTTGATCGCCTCGACTCTGCTGTCGATGTCGTCGATGTTTTGCTGGTCGTCACCCTCGAACGTGATCGTGAAGTCGACATAGGACACCGCGTCGTCGAAGTCGTGCCGGGTGAACACGGGCACGATCGGAGTCTGGTGGACGAACTTGAAATGCGCGAAGTCGACACCGTTCTCGAGCACGTACTGCGGATGCATCTCCAACGCTTCGCGATACAACCGCTGCTGCGGGTAATAGTCGTCGCGACTGCTGCCGTCGTTGAAACTCGAGAAGACGTCGGGCGCCTCGAAGAACGGGTCGCGCCGCTCGACGTCATGCCAAATGTAGATCGCCTCGTTGCGCTCCACGTTCGGATAGGTGCGAATGCGTCTGCCCCGGTTCGGCCGGTCCTCGTAAGGGATGCAGACGTTGCGGCCCTCGTGATTCCACTGCCAGCCGTGGAACGGACACTGAATGACGTCACCCTCGACGTGACCGCCGTGACCGAGATGTGCGCCGAGATGCTCGCAGTATGCGTCCATGACGGTGAGCTGACCGGACTCCGCCCGCCAGGCAACCATCTCAGTGCCGAAATACGTCATCCGGTGCACGTCGCCGATCTTGATCTCGTCGGACCACGCGATCTGGAACCAACCGGTCGGCTTCATCGACAGAGGCGGCTTGGCCATGGCAGAAATCATAAAGTACTCAATGTAAAAATGCGACCAGGCTCTACGCATGTACTCGGCGCGGTTTAATGGGCCGTGCCCAATCGCGTGCAGACCCTCCTCGGCGTCGACTATCCCGTCGTTCAGGCGCCGATGACCTACATCGCCCGCGCGGAATTGGCCGCGGCCGTCTCGGAGGCCGGCGGCCTGGGAATGATCGAGACGCTGACGCCAGAAGGCCGGGCGGACCTGCTGCGCGTCCGCTCGCTGACGGATCGGCCGGTCGCGGCCAACCTGATGATCCAGGGCTGGAAGGGCGACCCGTCGATCGTCGACACCCTGGCTGCGGCAGGCGTACGGCACGTGTTCACCTCCGCGGGCGATCCGGCGTTGTTCACCGCGAGGCTGCACGACTCGGGCATGACGGTGGTGCACGTCGTCGGATCGTTGCGAGCAGCGCTGAAGGCGGTCGACGCGGGAGTCGACGCTCTGGTGGTCGAGGGTGTCGAGGGCGGCGGCTTCAAATCGGCGCTGGGGGCATCGACGATGGTGCTGCTGCCCCTCGTCTCCGCACATGTCGACCTGCCGATCATCGCCGCAGGCGGAATGTGTGACGCGCAGTCGGCGGCGGCGTCGCTGGTGCTGGGTGCCGAAGGCGTTCAGATGGGCACTCGGATGCTGGCCAGCCGAGAGTCGTTGGTGCACATGAACTTCAAGGATGCGATCGTCGCCGCCAATGACGCCGGCACGGTGCTCCTCGACATTCCAGGCAATCCGACCATGCGTGTGCTTCGCACCGGCCTCGCGGCGCGGGTGGCCGCGCACGACCCGAACGCGAAACTGTTGGGGAAGGTCACCGAGCTCTACTTCGGCGGCGATATGGACGCCAGCGTCGCCAACACCGGCCAGGTCTCATCACGCATCGCCGGTCTCCTGCCGGTAGCCGCGATCGTCCGCAATACGTGGATCGAGATCGAGAAAGCTTTGGACGCGGCGCGAACCCGCGCAGGCTAAGCGACGCGCTCGAGGTGACGCGCCGCGGACACCGTCTTGTCACGGCCGGCATGCGTGCCGTGCGCCTTGCCGAGCGTCGAGGTGCGCGGATGCAGCGCGATCATCGAACCCGACCTCACGACACCCATCGGCCCGGACCCGGCGAAGCGGGCGATCCCCGACAGCTTCAGGGCCAGCCCCGCCTTGGCCTGGCGGTAGCCGACCTTGATGCCGGCGGCGCACACGATCAGCAGTCCGGCGATGCCCGGCACGGCGATTGCGGCAAGGGCCGTCAGTGACGCGGGCACGAGGACCGACCTGACGATGTTGTCGAGGAACGACTTGGTCGCCGGGCTGACACTCGCAGGTGCCGGGGCCAGCCCGGAGGTTGCGAAGTCCTGGTTCAAACTGATGGGGGCGATGCCGCCGAATTCCGATGCGTTGACCACATTGCCGAAGAGCGGCGCATCCACGGCGACGGTGGTGGCCTGCGGAAGCTGCGCCTCATTGCCGACCAACCGGACACCGACGGGCGTGGTGGCCACGCGGTTGGTGGAGCCGCCGTTGCCGAACACCGGGGGCCGAACACCGTCAGCATCGGAGAACCCGAGAAGATTCAGCAGGTTGCCGGGCACCTTGGCGACCTCGGAGACCGCATCCACAACCGCGGTGAGCAGAACCTGAACCGCGGTGATGACGTCGCCGATCGGATTCTGGGAGACAGGAAGCGATACGAGTGTCATTCCAGCGGTCCCGAAGGCCCGAACCAGTGTCGTGACCGCACCGGACAGCGGATCCACCACAGCGCTCTGCAGTGATGCCGGCGTCTTTGCCGCCGGCGTCGCCGTCGGCGAACCCGACTTGCCTGCCGCCGCCAGTGCGGCGGCCGCGCCCGACTCTTCTGGGTCAGTCGACTTGGTCGGATCTGTGGGTGTGCTGCTCGGCGACAGCGGAGCGGCGACCGGCTGCGTCGAGGGCGCCAACGTGTCCAAGATCGGCGTCAGCGCTTCCACGACAGCCGTACTCACGACAGAAGTGGATTCGGCGCCTGTCACCTCGGTGCCGGTCGTCAGGGTCGAGACGCCCTCTTGTCTCTGCGTCGTGTTGGTCTGTGCTGCCAGCGTCGCGGTCGGCCCCTGACCGTTGGTCAGGTCGGTGGTCGTGGTCGTCTGCGTGGTGGTCGCGGTGCCGTCGACCGGTTGTTCGTCGACACGCTGATTGCCGATGATGGTGGTCGGGGATGTAGATGTTGACGTATTCGAATCGGAACTGGTCGGCGCGAACGCGTCCCTCAGCGCGATGAGCGCTTCCCTGATCGTCGTCGGGCCCTTGTTGGTCGCCGTCGACGAACCGCTCTGGGACTCAGTCGACGTGCCGCCGGTGTCCGTGGAATCCGCTACAGCAACCGCCCCTCCACTACTGCAAACGAGGAGTCCGACCGAGAGCGCGCAAGCACCTGCTGCGGCGCGCAAATGCGTCGTGTCGATGATCTCCTCCTCCCGGAGGGCGCTGACGGGTTATTTATTGACTTTATTCTCGCATAGACCTGCCCGAACCTACTAGGAACTGCATTCAAAATCCTGGGCAAAACCTGCGATTCGCCCCGGCGTGTCGGCGCCGAGTCCCCAGTCAGCGCGGTGGTCGTCTGTCGCAGCCGAGCAACCCCTTCGGTCGACCTGCGGAAAGCACCGCCACGACCAGCGAGTTTCCTGACATGGACCAGACGGTTCGGACCCCGCGAAGCGGTCGCCCGGCAACCCGTGCCGATGGCCCCGTCGCGCAACGGGGCGCCGCCCTCGGACAGGATTCGCCGGCACGCGCAACGGCCCGACAGCGGAATTCGCGGCGCGCTCGCCGTTGCCACTTCGTTATCCGGCTATTTTCCGTCGCGTCTCGGTGGCCGCGCCGGGCGGTCCTCGCCCACTGCGACGGGGAGGGACGAGCAAACTTTCGCTCTTGTCAGTTGATCGATCCCACGTGACGATGGTGCGGTGTCGCGGGCCTCTCGTGTTCTCGTCCTCGGGTCCGGGTTCGCCGGCCTGTGGGCCGCGCTGGGGGCGGCCAGACGACTCGACGAGCTCGGCGCGCAGGATGCGGTCGACGTCACAATCGTCAGTTCACGACCGTTCCACGACATCCGGGTCCGGAATTACGAGCCCGACCTCAGCGCATGCCGAATCCCGTTGCCGGACTTACTCGATCCGGCGGGGGTCGGGCATCTCACCGCCGATGTGACCGCTGTCGACCCGACGCGGGCCACCGTAGGCACGGCGGGCGGCGCGACCTTGGCATACGACCGCCTCGTCCTGGCTGTCGGCAGCGCGGTGGCCAAGCCGAACCTTCCCGGCCTCGCCGAGTTCGGGTTCGACGTCGACACCTATGACGGTGCGATGAGGCTGCAGGCACACATCCGTGACCT
It encodes the following:
- a CDS encoding NAD(P)H-dependent amine dehydrogenase family protein, producing MTAHRKPIRVFQVATGNVGSEMIKRIADRPDLELIGVHCYSPDKVGKDAGELAGVAPNGVIATGSIEEIIAAKPDVLTFHGVFPDEDLYVKVLEAGINIVTTADWITGWHRDTNHPHPSGKPVSQLLREACEKGGSSFYGTGMNPGLNQILGVVCSADVAEIENVTTIESVDVSCHHSKDTWIEVGYGLPVDDPSIPGKLEKYTRVFADSVLMMADCFDLQLDEVKFSYELGACTKDVDLGWYLLPKGSLGGNYIKYQGMVDGVPRVEVHLEWQMTPHTDPSWDIKGCYITQIKGDPCVYNKHMIFPKPGVDLSDPANFASIGMTVTGMPALSAISSVVAAAPGLITSADLPLRGFAGRFRL
- a CDS encoding NAD(P)H-dependent flavin oxidoreductase → MPNRVQTLLGVDYPVVQAPMTYIARAELAAAVSEAGGLGMIETLTPEGRADLLRVRSLTDRPVAANLMIQGWKGDPSIVDTLAAAGVRHVFTSAGDPALFTARLHDSGMTVVHVVGSLRAALKAVDAGVDALVVEGVEGGGFKSALGASTMVLLPLVSAHVDLPIIAAGGMCDAQSAAASLVLGAEGVQMGTRMLASRESLVHMNFKDAIVAANDAGTVLLDIPGNPTMRVLRTGLAARVAAHDPNAKLLGKVTELYFGGDMDASVANTGQVSSRIAGLLPVAAIVRNTWIEIEKALDAARTRAG
- a CDS encoding Rieske 2Fe-2S domain-containing protein, with product MAKPPLSMKPTGWFQIAWSDEIKIGDVHRMTYFGTEMVAWRAESGQLTVMDAYCEHLGAHLGHGGHVEGDVIQCPFHGWQWNHEGRNVCIPYEDRPNRGRRIRTYPNVERNEAIYIWHDVERRDPFFEAPDVFSSFNDGSSRDDYYPQQRLYREALEMHPQYVLENGVDFAHFKFVHQTPIVPVFTRHDFDDAVSYVDFTITFEGDDQQNIDDIDSRVEAINGGLGIAVTKSFGMIDNRTISAVTPVDDSTSDIRFMVYIGRQPTQNPERAEMKAREFGQEVIRQFAQDIDIWRYQRYSDPPALAGSEQEGFTAIRNWAKQFYPDGIGGSAAEVYAAQKGRTE